One Endomicrobiales bacterium genomic window, AAACCATCGCTATGTCGCGGTCTTTTGGGGGCAAATCATTTATTTTCTTATCACCTATATATATTTCACCTTGCGTAAGTTCTTCAAGCCCTGCAATCATACGCAGCGTTGTAGTTTTACCGCAACCACTTGGACCAACCACAATACAAAATTCCTCATCGGCAATTTCAAGTGACAGATCTTTAACCACCTCAACATCTCCAAATTTTTTAAATACATTTTTTAGCGTAACGCGGGCCATTTTCCCCTCCGCAAAGTATGTGTCAAATATTTTTGGATTATATTTTATTGTAGAAAATATGTCAAATTAAGCGGTGAGGGCTTGAAATTTTTATAACCCAGAAAGCACACATCTTTTGCCAACAATCATTTGTTTTTACAAGCTTTTTGCCTACTTATCAAGGCATTATAAAAACAACTTGACTAATTTGGAAAACCTATGATTTTAGCTTAAAACACTTTGTTGCCATAAAAGAACTCCTCCCTAAATACTAACTGAAATTTATTGAGATGTTCTATAAAGAAATATTTATAGCAAAACATCTTGTTTGCGACAATATTGTGCGCGTTCAAAACTTTTGGCACAGCAACAACGGATTTTACCACATGTTAATGAACTATGTTGCCGGATGCGATTTAGAGTACCTACTTGCCAAATAACAAAATATTGCCAACCTTGTTTTTCCTACTATTGTTATTTTCTATTCCTGCGACAATTTTGGCGCGCCCAATAAAATACCAACCGCAAAACCAATACTCTTTTTTGCCAAATGAAAATGAAGTGAAAAGTTTTGTTTATTCGTGGTTTTCTTGGATTGATTACCTATCGATGAAAAAATATTCACAATGCAGCTATGCGACAAAAACCTTTATATAACATATGGCAACAAAACAATAACAGACCACAACGAATTTATGCAGTGGTACAAAAACTTTAAAGACGAAACACAAAGCAGTAACACTCTTGTTTCAAATATAGAAGTTACAAAAATAAAAGACCGCACTGCATACAATGTAACTATGGATGTCCTCTACAAGATAAAACCCAACAATGGTAAATTTACAGAAAGCTCGGTTTTTCAAAAGTGGATACTTGTGGTAGACAAAGGTGGCGGATTATCTATTGAAAAATGTATTGAAACACAAAAAGACAAACCCATAAGCAACTAACTTGCAATATTAATCAATAAATTAAACTACAAATAAAAAATGACCGCACATAAAATTTTATGTGCGGTCATTTCATTTTCATAATGTCTTACTGCTTTGTGGGTTTTTTTATTCTAAATTTCTGTTTTGACTTCTTTAACACTTCCGTTGGTAAACCCATAGAGTTTAACAATTCTATAAACGGGTCAGGGTTAAGCTCTTCAACATTAACCATTGTTTTTACATCCCAATCGCCTTTTGCTATTAAAATTGCCGCAGCCACTGGTGGCACGCCTGCGGTATAACTTATTGCCTGCGATTCAACCTCGTTGTAACAATCTTTGTGGTCACAAATATTGTAAATTAGCACTTCTTTTTCTGTTTCGCCTTTTTTGCCCTTAATAAGGCACCCTATGCAGGTTTTGCCGGTATAGTTTGGCGCAAGCGATTTTGGGTCCGGCAAGCAGGCCTTAACAACCTTAAGCGGCACAACTTCAGTGCCATCAGATAAGCGCACGGGCTTTATTGAAAGCAAACCGATATTATTTAGTACATTAAAGCAGTTTAGGTAATGATCACTAAAACCCATCCAAAAACGAATGCTGTTTGCGTCAATATTTTTTGAAAGCGAGTGTAACTCATCATGACCTGTCAAATAAACCGACTGTTTTCCAACCACAGGGAAGTCATAAACAATTTTTTCGGTATGCACGGGCTTGCAAACCCACTGACGGTCTATCCATGTCCATACTTTTACAAACTCACGAAAGTTTATTTCAGGGTCAAAGTTAGTGGCAAAAAACTTCCCATGGCTTCCGGCATTTACATCCATAATATCTATTGTATCTATTGTGTCAAAGTGGTGCTTTGCGGCGTACGAGCAATAAGCATTTACAACACCAGGGTCAAAACCCGCGCCTAAAATTGCTGTGATGCCTTTTTCTTTACAGCGGTCTTTGCGTTGCCACTCGTAGTTGGCATACCATGGCGGGTTTTCGCAAACTTTATTTTGCTCTTCATGAATTGCGGTATCTATGTATGTCGTTTGCGACTCAATACACGCTTCCAAAACAGACATATTTACAAAAGCGTTTGCCAAATTTACAACAATATCAATATTATTTTTCTT contains:
- a CDS encoding saccharopine dehydrogenase family protein; this encodes MLKNVLIIGSGGVAHVAAHKFAQNNDLFGKIIIASRNVSNCQEILESVERKNNYKDTSKKITAFTLDAMDVASTVKLIKKNNIDIVVNLANAFVNMSVLEACIESQTTYIDTAIHEEQNKVCENPPWYANYEWQRKDRCKEKGITAILGAGFDPGVVNAYCSYAAKHHFDTIDTIDIMDVNAGSHGKFFATNFDPEINFREFVKVWTWIDRQWVCKPVHTEKIVYDFPVVGKQSVYLTGHDELHSLSKNIDANSIRFWMGFSDHYLNCFNVLNNIGLLSIKPVRLSDGTEVVPLKVVKACLPDPKSLAPNYTGKTCIGCLIKGKKGETEKEVLIYNICDHKDCYNEVESQAISYTAGVPPVAAAILIAKGDWDVKTMVNVEELNPDPFIELLNSMGLPTEVLKKSKQKFRIKKPTKQ